DNA from Kitasatospora herbaricolor:
TGGGGCGAGCGCCTGTGGGCGCACCCGCTGCGGTACGGCGTTCCGGCGCTGCTCGTGCTGCTCGCCCTGGCCGCCCCCGTGATCGGGCTGCGGACCGCGATGCCCTCCATCACCGTCGTCCCCGAGGACTCCTCGGCCCGTACCGGGTACACCGCCGTGCAGCGGGCCTTCGGCCCCGGCGCGCCCGGCGCGCTGCAGATCGTGACGCCCGCCGGGCAGGCCGACGCCGCGGCCGCCGTGCTGCGCGACTCGGCCTCGATCGCCGCGGTGATGCCCGCTCAACAGGCCGCGGACGGCTCCGGGCTCACGATGCTGCAGGCCGTGCCGGCGGTCGACCCCTCGGACCCTGCGCTGGCGGCCACCGTCGAGCAGCTGCGCGAGCGACTGCCGGAGCAGGCGCTGGTCGGCGGCGCGGCGGTGGAGAACCTCGACCTGCAGAGCATGCTGGACGGGAAGACCCCGCTGGTCGTCGGCGTGGTGCTGGCGATGGGCTTCGTGCTCCTGCTGCTGGCCCTGCAGGCGCCGCTGCTCGCCCTCCTCGGGACGGTCACCTACCTGCTGGCCACCGCCGCCGCCTTCGGCGCCGCCCGGCTGGTGTTCCAGGACGGCCACGGTGCGGGGCTGCTCGGATTCGAACCGCAGGGCTTCCTCGACGGCTGGGCGCCGGTGTTCTTCTTCGCCATGATCTTCGCGATCGCGATGGACTACACCGTCTTCCTGCTCTCCTCCGCCAAGGAGCACCACGAGCGGACGGGTGATCCGCGCCGGGCCGTCGTCGGGGCGCTGGCCCACTCCGGGCGGGTGGTCTTCGCCGCGGCCGCCGTGATGGTGGCGGTGTTCCTCACCTTCGCGCTCTCCGGCCCGCTGCCGCCCAAGGAGATGGGCATCGTCCTCGGCCTGGCGGTGCTGCTGGACGCGGCGCTGGTGCGCCTGGTCCTGCTGCCGGTCCTGCTGCGGCTGACCGGCCGGGCCGCCTGGTGGTCACCGGCCTGGCTGCGCCGGGTGCTGCCGGACATCCGCTTCTCGCACGGGTGAGCGGCGCCCCGGCCGGGACGGCGGCGGCCGCCGCGGATACCCCAGGGGGTACGATGGAGGGAACCATCGCGAGGAGGAGACGTCCGTGACCGTCGACGAAGAAGCCACCGGCGCCGTCCTGAACCGCCTGCGCCGCGCCCAGGGACAGCTCAACGGCGTGATCGCCATGATCGAGGCCGGCCGGGACTGCAAGGACGTGGTCACCCAACTCGCCGCCGTCTCCCGGGCGCTGGACCGCGCCGGATTCAAGATCGTGGCCAGCGGGATGCGCCAGTGCCTGGCCACCGCCGACGGCGACACCCCGCCGATGACCGAGGCCGAGCTGGAGAAGCTCTTCCTCACCCTCGCCTGAGCGCCACCCGGCGAAGCCGGACGGGGCCGGTGGCCGCGACGAAGGTCGCTGCCACCGGCCCCGTCCCCGTGACCGGCACCGAGGGTCAGACCGCCGGTGCGGCGGCCTCCGGCGCGGCGGTGCGCTCCACGGCCGGAGCCGCCTTCGGGTTGAGCACCCGCTCGGCCAGGTGGCCGAAGAGCAGACCGAAGGACACCCAGAGGGTGACCTGGATGGCGAGGGCCGAGAGCCGGAACTGCCAGAGCAGCGTGGCCGGGAAGTCCTCCGGCACCTCGTTGATCGCGGGCAGGAACACGTAGGCCAGGCCCACGGCCAGGGCGAAGCCGGCCGCCGTGGCCACCGTCGCGTACCAGGTGCCCAGGCGCGGCGCGAGGCGCTTGCCGACGATCACCGCGGCGACGGCCAGCAGGATGCTGAGCGCCATCATCAGGAAGTACAGCGTGGTGCGCTTGCCGATCGTCTCCGGGTCGCCCACCGACGGCGGGTTGGCCGGGTACTTGAGGAAAGGGACGACGTAGACCGCGAGCAGGGCCGCACCGGAGAGC
Protein-coding regions in this window:
- a CDS encoding CbtA family protein, with the protein product MNSTTVRSLLVRGMLAGLAAGVLALIVAYLMGEPHIDAAIAFEEAHAHEHGEVELVSRAVQSTAGLATGVLVYGISLGGFGALAFCFALGRVGRFGARATAALLSGAALLAVYVVPFLKYPANPPSVGDPETIGKRTTLYFLMMALSILLAVAAVIVGKRLAPRLGTWYATVATAAGFALAVGLAYVFLPAINEVPEDFPATLLWQFRLSALAIQVTLWVSFGLLFGHLAERVLNPKAAPAVERTAAPEAAAPAV
- a CDS encoding metal-sensitive transcriptional regulator: MTVDEEATGAVLNRLRRAQGQLNGVIAMIEAGRDCKDVVTQLAAVSRALDRAGFKIVASGMRQCLATADGDTPPMTEAELEKLFLTLA